In one window of Nesterenkonia sandarakina DNA:
- a CDS encoding glycosyltransferase family 2 protein has translation MSADPATDAAPQRNRRVPALAVLCCILYGALAASVFCFSGAFGQFGTNPWRDAALVIVTIISSLALSYISLLVYTYLFRARNTPGDASALTWHVMIPCRDEESVIAETVSAARTTFPQLHVWVIDDDSEDSTASIVRKLQDFDDKVHLISRRRPNARTGKGHALNAAYQVISAAAGEDREQRHRTVIGVLDADGFLSGNALDLLAGPDSFGDDMVGAVQLEVWMKNRGDRRPRPLSGGLKNLLGKLLIRMQDIEFRTSNSAMQMLRIQTGTVGMGGNGQFTRLSVLDDLDADYGQPWGKKLSEDYELGLNIITRGHRTHYVPEAHVSQEALPFTRRLLTQRTRWAQGNLECAEILPGLRRSGNLRRAGWAEIHYFMGQPWLLMINLLLGPLLLVLAVIEGRIGFASGEPMEWVVLLAAVFIILPYFLWGILYKYVCREDISLLSGMFFGAGYLFYVYLTYLYYPRAMTRMATGRNSWAKTARNADGLLGIPAAGPGPALLQLPLLEADIITSLAEELDGAEDYARELVSTFGLIWPRRFANLRLAVAAEDHTATADALASIRVSSEMLGAERLAQTARDLGAHLGDSDYQALRRELPLVASVGEETVEVIRERFIAA, from the coding sequence ATGAGTGCCGACCCTGCCACCGACGCCGCGCCGCAGCGGAATCGTCGCGTCCCCGCCCTGGCGGTTCTGTGCTGCATCCTCTACGGGGCGCTCGCCGCCTCGGTCTTCTGCTTCTCCGGAGCCTTCGGCCAGTTCGGGACCAACCCGTGGCGCGACGCGGCCCTGGTCATCGTCACGATCATCTCCTCGCTGGCGCTGAGCTATATCAGCCTGCTGGTCTACACCTACCTGTTCCGGGCGCGGAACACCCCGGGTGACGCCTCCGCCCTGACCTGGCATGTGATGATCCCGTGCCGGGATGAGGAGAGCGTGATCGCCGAGACGGTCTCTGCGGCCCGGACCACCTTCCCGCAGCTCCATGTCTGGGTCATCGACGACGACAGCGAGGACTCGACGGCCTCGATCGTGCGCAAGCTGCAGGACTTCGACGACAAGGTCCACCTGATCTCCCGCCGTCGGCCCAATGCCAGGACAGGCAAGGGCCACGCGCTCAACGCCGCGTACCAGGTGATCTCCGCGGCCGCGGGGGAGGACCGGGAACAGCGCCACCGCACGGTCATCGGGGTCCTCGACGCCGACGGGTTCCTCTCCGGCAACGCGCTGGACCTGCTGGCCGGACCGGACTCCTTCGGCGACGACATGGTGGGGGCGGTGCAGCTGGAGGTATGGATGAAGAACCGCGGAGACCGGCGACCGCGTCCGCTCTCGGGCGGGCTGAAGAACCTGCTCGGAAAGCTGCTGATCCGCATGCAGGACATCGAGTTCCGCACCTCGAACTCTGCGATGCAGATGCTGCGGATCCAGACCGGCACGGTCGGGATGGGCGGCAACGGGCAGTTCACCCGACTCTCGGTGCTCGATGATCTCGATGCCGACTACGGTCAGCCCTGGGGCAAGAAGCTCAGCGAGGACTATGAGCTGGGGCTGAACATCATCACCCGGGGCCACCGCACGCACTATGTTCCCGAAGCCCATGTCTCTCAGGAGGCGCTGCCGTTCACCCGCCGGCTGCTCACCCAGCGCACCCGCTGGGCGCAGGGCAACCTGGAGTGCGCCGAGATCCTCCCCGGGCTGCGCCGCAGCGGAAACCTGCGACGGGCCGGCTGGGCGGAGATCCACTACTTCATGGGACAGCCCTGGCTGCTGATGATCAATCTGCTGCTTGGACCGCTGCTGCTGGTGCTCGCGGTGATCGAGGGACGGATCGGCTTCGCCTCCGGGGAGCCCATGGAATGGGTGGTGCTGCTGGCGGCGGTGTTCATCATCCTGCCGTACTTCCTCTGGGGGATCCTCTATAAATATGTCTGCCGCGAGGACATCAGCCTGCTCAGCGGGATGTTCTTCGGAGCGGGGTACCTGTTTTACGTGTACCTGACCTACCTCTACTACCCACGAGCAATGACCCGGATGGCCACCGGCCGCAACTCCTGGGCGAAGACCGCCCGGAACGCCGACGGCCTGCTCGGGATCCCCGCCGCGGGCCCGGGTCCCGCGCTGCTGCAGCTTCCGCTGCTGGAGGCCGACATCATCACCAGCCTGGCCGAGGAGCTCGACGGCGCCGAGGACTACGCCCGCGAGCTGGTGAGCACCTTCGGCCTGATCTGGCCGCGACGCTTCGCGAACCTGCGCCTGGCCGTCGCCGCAGAGGACCACACCGCCACCGCCGATGCACTGGCCAGCATCCGGGTCTCCTCAGAGATGCTCGGGGCCGAACGACTGGCCCAGACCGCGCGGGACCTCGGGGCGCACCTGGGAGACTCGGACTACCAGGCGCTGCGCCGCGAGCTGCCGCTGGTCGCCTCGGTCGGAGAAGAGACCGTCGAGGTGATCCGGGAACGCTTCATCGCGGCATGA
- a CDS encoding NAD(P)-binding domain-containing protein, translated as MTQSPLTIGVLGAGRVGTAVARQAVRAGHTVHIATARPAAEIALLTEVIVPGATAVDREQLRGADIIVLAVPLHKYRSIDTSVLSGQVVIDTMNYWAPVDGFIDEFETGASTSEVIAEFLGDARVVKTLNHIGYGDLEIDSYPAGDPQRRALAVAGDDTAAKALVQDFVDSLGYDAVDAGPLAAGKSFENGTEIFNGRHDAARMRDLLSECGRVLAHA; from the coding sequence ATGACGCAGTCGCCACTGACCATCGGAGTGCTCGGCGCGGGCCGGGTGGGCACCGCCGTCGCACGTCAGGCCGTGCGTGCTGGTCACACCGTGCACATCGCCACGGCCAGGCCCGCGGCGGAGATCGCACTGCTCACCGAGGTGATCGTGCCTGGTGCCACCGCGGTGGATCGGGAGCAGCTGCGTGGGGCTGACATCATCGTGCTCGCGGTGCCGCTGCACAAGTACCGCAGCATCGACACCTCGGTGCTCAGCGGTCAGGTGGTCATCGACACCATGAACTACTGGGCCCCGGTGGATGGCTTCATCGACGAGTTCGAGACCGGCGCCAGCACCAGCGAGGTCATCGCCGAGTTCCTCGGTGATGCACGTGTGGTCAAGACGCTGAACCACATCGGCTACGGCGATCTGGAGATCGACTCCTACCCCGCAGGGGATCCGCAGCGCCGGGCGCTCGCCGTCGCCGGAGACGACACCGCTGCCAAAGCCCTGGTCCAGGACTTCGTGGACTCCCTCGGCTACGACGCCGTGGACGCCGGGCCGCTGGCCGCCGGGAAGTCCTTCGAGAACGGGACCGAGATCTTCAACGGCCGGCACGACGCCGCGCGGATGCGGGACCTGCTCAGCGAATGCGGCCGGGTGCTCGCCCACGCCTGA
- a CDS encoding sensor histidine kinase translates to MTRFRTFVGALLYHSSGKTFALIQQLTFVAVLATPVLMLLIFEPETSSVLGAALGLGVLFAATLAVVLAPRSGVPRVLEWLVPVAGIVACGICRYATYPEGAVISTLSLVPSLWLVVGFRQRGAAVAVLMVVLSISIPSFFVIEETMNFSTVSRFLVFPVALALMSFAVIGILQTLEAKTIHARQSLLSERRSLAQFERTDRLLRGVLENLNVGVLVMDADGNDVMTNRAQREIHSLASPETNPDRTEAGHLVFYTDGSSIPAASRPAARANRGEEFDNLEFLVGAPGPTQRVISVTARAVWAEQGDRDASFLIFRDVTEQHNLLRAQQEVIAAVSHEMRTPLTSIVGFTDFTEDAMLDLEDSPARVAALDQLSVIRRNAEKLSKLVEDLLLEQQAAVGRLTLDLEPVSVTRLVTDCVEGLQPLAAQREISLSLSIDHCAEVVADSLRVSQVLDNLVGNALKYTHTGGRVTVSVGPAGDGGDGVVVQVADDGPGMTQKEASQVFTPFYRARSARQSATAGAGLGLALSQSIVEAHGGTISVRASPGEGARFSFTLSNHITDRPQRTRA, encoded by the coding sequence ATGACCCGATTCCGGACCTTCGTGGGGGCGCTGCTCTACCACTCCAGCGGCAAGACCTTCGCCCTCATCCAGCAGCTCACCTTCGTCGCGGTGCTCGCGACGCCGGTGCTGATGCTGCTGATCTTCGAGCCGGAGACCTCCTCGGTCCTCGGGGCGGCGCTGGGGCTCGGCGTGCTGTTCGCGGCGACCCTCGCGGTCGTGCTGGCTCCACGCAGCGGAGTCCCTCGGGTGTTGGAATGGCTGGTGCCGGTGGCCGGCATCGTCGCCTGCGGGATCTGCCGCTATGCCACCTACCCCGAGGGTGCCGTGATCTCCACGCTGAGCCTGGTGCCCTCGCTGTGGCTGGTGGTGGGCTTCCGGCAACGCGGGGCCGCAGTGGCGGTGCTGATGGTGGTCCTGTCGATCAGCATCCCTTCGTTCTTCGTCATCGAAGAGACGATGAACTTCTCCACCGTCTCCCGGTTCCTGGTGTTCCCGGTCGCACTCGCGCTGATGTCATTCGCCGTGATCGGGATCTTGCAGACCCTTGAGGCCAAGACAATCCATGCCAGGCAGTCGCTGTTGAGCGAGCGCCGCTCGCTCGCCCAGTTCGAGCGCACCGATCGGCTGCTGCGTGGAGTCTTGGAGAACCTCAACGTCGGGGTGCTCGTGATGGACGCTGATGGCAACGACGTGATGACCAACCGGGCGCAGCGCGAGATCCACAGCCTGGCCTCACCGGAGACCAACCCGGACCGGACCGAGGCCGGTCACCTGGTGTTCTACACCGATGGCAGCTCGATCCCTGCCGCGAGCCGGCCGGCGGCGCGGGCCAACCGGGGCGAGGAGTTCGACAACCTTGAATTCCTGGTCGGGGCACCGGGGCCGACGCAGCGGGTCATCTCGGTCACCGCCCGCGCGGTCTGGGCGGAACAGGGCGACCGTGATGCCTCCTTCCTGATCTTCCGCGACGTGACCGAGCAGCACAACCTGCTTCGCGCCCAGCAGGAGGTGATCGCCGCGGTCTCCCATGAGATGCGCACCCCGCTGACCTCCATCGTCGGGTTCACCGACTTCACCGAGGACGCCATGCTGGACCTCGAGGATTCCCCCGCCCGGGTCGCCGCTCTGGATCAGCTCTCCGTGATCCGCCGCAATGCGGAGAAGCTGAGCAAACTGGTGGAGGACCTGCTGCTGGAGCAGCAGGCGGCGGTGGGCCGGCTGACCCTGGATCTGGAACCGGTCAGCGTGACTCGGCTGGTCACCGATTGTGTGGAGGGGCTCCAGCCGCTGGCCGCGCAGCGGGAGATCTCGCTGAGCCTGAGCATCGATCACTGTGCCGAGGTGGTCGCCGACTCTCTGCGGGTCTCCCAGGTCCTGGACAACCTGGTGGGCAACGCCTTGAAGTACACCCACACCGGTGGCCGGGTCACCGTGAGCGTGGGTCCTGCCGGGGACGGCGGGGACGGCGTCGTCGTCCAGGTCGCCGATGACGGCCCGGGCATGACGCAGAAGGAGGCGAGCCAGGTGTTCACCCCGTTCTACCGGGCCCGTTCGGCGCGTCAGTCCGCCACGGCAGGGGCCGGTCTCGGTCTGGCCCTGTCCCAGTCCATCGTGGAGGCCCACGGCGGCACCATCAGCGTGCGTGCCTCACCGGGGGAGGGCGCCCGGTTCAGCTTCACCCTGAGCAATCACATCACCGACCGTCCACAGCGGACCCGAGCCTGA
- a CDS encoding YchJ family protein: MTQNPRFPPGAGQPDAEQPDPARRCPCGSGENYAGCCARFHQGAPAPTAEALMRSRYSANALLGEDPAFFAAYLHRTWAAETRPALGDLTAPGPVWRGLRIVDTTAGGPFHDTGSVEFVASYQDDAGPEPRRAGAAPVRGRLHELSRFRRESGQWLYVDGDLS; the protein is encoded by the coding sequence ATGACGCAGAACCCGCGATTCCCGCCCGGTGCAGGACAGCCCGACGCCGAACAACCCGACCCCGCACGGCGCTGCCCCTGCGGATCTGGCGAGAACTACGCCGGCTGCTGTGCGCGCTTCCATCAGGGCGCGCCCGCTCCGACCGCCGAGGCGTTGATGCGGTCCCGCTACAGCGCGAACGCCCTGCTCGGTGAGGATCCGGCATTCTTCGCGGCCTACCTGCACCGCACCTGGGCCGCCGAGACTCGGCCCGCGCTGGGCGATCTCACCGCACCGGGTCCGGTCTGGCGTGGACTGCGCATCGTGGACACGACGGCGGGCGGCCCGTTCCACGACACCGGGAGCGTCGAGTTCGTGGCCAGCTACCAGGACGACGCCGGCCCCGAACCCCGGAGAGCCGGCGCTGCCCCGGTCCGGGGCAGGCTGCATGAGCTCAGCCGGTTCCGTCGAGAGTCCGGTCAATGGCTCTACGTGGACGGGGACCTCAGCTGA
- the purS gene encoding phosphoribosylformylglycinamidine synthase subunit PurS, producing the protein MPRIIVEVMPKPEILDPQGKAIASALPHLGFTDFSGVRQGKRFELTVEGDVTEQVLESARTAAAEMLSNPVIEDVISVRVDEDAA; encoded by the coding sequence ATGCCGCGCATCATCGTCGAGGTCATGCCCAAGCCCGAGATTCTCGATCCCCAGGGCAAGGCCATCGCCTCCGCGCTGCCCCACCTGGGCTTCACCGATTTCTCCGGGGTCCGTCAGGGCAAGCGCTTCGAGCTCACCGTCGAGGGTGACGTCACCGAGCAGGTGCTGGAGAGTGCTCGCACGGCCGCGGCAGAGATGCTCTCCAACCCGGTGATCGAAGACGTGATCAGCGTGCGCGTCGATGAGGACGCTGCATGA
- a CDS encoding L-lactate dehydrogenase yields the protein MSAIENSTLAIVGAGSVGTATAYAAMIRGSARHVRLYDIDAARVEAEVLDLAHGSQFTGASDIDGGADLRHVEGADVVVITAGAKQHPGQTRLDLAGTNVEILRGMLPQLLERAPDAVFLLVTNPCDVLTVAAQQITGLPSSRVFSSGTVLDTARLRWKLAQRAGVAQSSVHAHIVGEHGDTEFPLWSAASIGVTPLLQWEREGLRVFDHEELESLADQVRNAAYQVIAGKGATNYAIGLSAVRIVEAVLGDEHAILPVSSVLDGFLGIHGVALSIPTVVSARGVQPVTSTPFAENEAQALRESARALERVQASLGL from the coding sequence ATGAGCGCCATCGAGAACTCGACCCTGGCCATCGTCGGAGCCGGAAGCGTGGGCACCGCCACCGCCTATGCGGCCATGATCCGCGGCTCCGCCCGGCATGTGCGCCTCTATGACATCGACGCCGCCCGGGTGGAGGCGGAGGTCCTCGACCTCGCCCACGGCAGTCAGTTCACCGGTGCCTCGGACATCGACGGCGGCGCGGACCTGCGGCACGTGGAAGGCGCCGACGTCGTCGTGATCACCGCCGGGGCGAAGCAGCACCCCGGCCAGACCCGGCTGGATCTGGCCGGCACCAATGTGGAGATCCTGCGCGGCATGCTTCCCCAGCTGCTGGAGCGCGCCCCCGACGCGGTGTTCCTGCTGGTCACCAATCCCTGCGACGTGCTCACCGTGGCCGCGCAGCAGATCACCGGACTGCCCAGTTCCCGGGTGTTCTCCTCAGGGACCGTGCTGGACACCGCTCGGCTGCGCTGGAAGCTGGCGCAGCGCGCCGGTGTGGCGCAGTCCAGCGTGCACGCCCACATCGTGGGTGAGCACGGCGACACCGAGTTTCCGCTCTGGTCAGCGGCCAGCATCGGGGTGACCCCGCTGCTTCAGTGGGAGCGCGAGGGCCTGAGGGTCTTCGACCACGAGGAGCTGGAGTCCCTCGCAGACCAGGTGCGCAACGCGGCGTACCAGGTGATCGCCGGCAAAGGGGCCACCAACTACGCGATCGGTCTCTCCGCCGTCAGGATCGTGGAGGCGGTGTTGGGTGACGAGCACGCGATCCTTCCCGTGAGCAGCGTGCTCGACGGGTTCCTCGGCATCCACGGGGTGGCGCTGTCCATCCCGACCGTGGTCTCCGCCCGCGGGGTGCAGCCGGTGACGAGCACCCCCTTCGCGGAGAATGAGGCCCAGGCGCTGCGCGAGTCCGCCCGCGCACTGGAACGCGTGCAGGCCTCGCTGGGACTCTGA
- a CDS encoding 3-methyladenine DNA glycosylase gives MLPEQEHRERAAAHQIAVDRLTEDFLARRHAGAKHPVEDFLFTYYSHSPGKLSRWHPGVGFLLEGAQDSERADWKHYRRTAAGVTLDVEGFREDRASMIGFARRLLSTTAAAPAQLGCFGLHEWAMVYKSVQHGQRHDQVPLRLGAAGTDEVVEAANIRCTHFDAYRFYTPSARPLNALEPTRESQTQMEQPGCLHANMDLYKWAYKLIPAVSSDLLLECFDLASRIRRLDMRASPYDLSDWGYEPVPIETPAGRAAYARAQKGFAEESQVLRGKLLAVLDQLEDQP, from the coding sequence GTGCTTCCTGAGCAGGAGCACCGGGAACGGGCCGCCGCGCATCAGATCGCGGTGGACCGGCTCACCGAGGACTTCCTGGCGCGGCGTCACGCCGGCGCGAAGCACCCGGTGGAGGACTTCCTCTTCACCTACTACTCGCACTCCCCCGGCAAGCTCTCGCGCTGGCATCCCGGGGTGGGGTTCCTCCTGGAGGGCGCGCAGGACTCTGAGCGGGCCGACTGGAAGCACTACCGGCGCACTGCTGCCGGGGTGACCCTCGACGTCGAGGGCTTCCGTGAGGACCGGGCGTCCATGATCGGCTTCGCCCGGCGTCTGTTGAGCACGACGGCGGCGGCTCCCGCACAGCTTGGCTGCTTCGGTCTGCATGAGTGGGCCATGGTGTACAAGTCGGTTCAGCACGGCCAGCGCCACGACCAGGTTCCGCTGCGGCTCGGCGCCGCGGGCACCGACGAGGTGGTGGAGGCGGCGAACATCCGGTGCACCCATTTCGATGCCTACCGGTTCTACACGCCCTCGGCACGGCCGCTCAACGCCTTGGAGCCGACCCGGGAATCTCAGACTCAGATGGAGCAGCCGGGCTGCCTGCACGCGAACATGGACCTCTATAAATGGGCCTATAAGCTCATCCCCGCAGTCAGCAGCGACCTGCTGCTGGAGTGCTTCGACCTCGCCTCAAGGATCCGTCGGCTCGACATGCGCGCCTCGCCCTATGACCTGAGCGACTGGGGCTACGAGCCGGTGCCGATCGAGACCCCGGCCGGCCGCGCCGCCTACGCCCGGGCGCAGAAGGGCTTCGCCGAGGAGTCCCAGGTGCTGCGCGGGAAGCTGCTGGCGGTGCTGGACCAGCTTGAGGACCAGCCCTGA
- the purL gene encoding phosphoribosylformylglycinamidine synthase subunit PurL, producing the protein MTDKEFNIDTVEHAATTPETDLPWAELGLKSDEYDRIVEILGRRPTAAELAMYSVMWSEHCSYKSSKVHLRQFGEKVTEEMKKDLMVGIGENAGVTNLGDGWAVTFKIESHNHPSFVEPYQGAATGVGGIVRDIISMGARPVAVMDPLRFGDIDHPDTKRVLPGVVSGIGGYGNSLGLPNIGGEVVFDSVYQDNPLVNALAVGVMRHEDIRLANASGVGNKVVLFGARTGGDGIGGASVLASESFDDSKPSKRPAVQVGDPFAERVLIECCLELFHAELVEGIQDLGAAGISCATSELASNGEGGMHVELRNVLLRDPSLTPGEILMSESQERMMAVVTPANAAEFERVMAKWEVEYSWLGEVTDTGRLIIEWDGETIVDVDPRTVAHDGPVYERPYHRPDWQDALQADAFRSSAAGQNLPQTGQELGAAVVDLMTSPNMADVSWITDQYDRFVGGNTALSQPDDSGVIRVDEETGLGVGLSTDANARYAYLDPYAGAQLALAESYRNVATSGAIPMAVSDCLNFGSPEDPEVMWQFAEAVRGLADGCKTLGIPVTGGNVSLYNQTAGRAIHPTPVVGVLGKFDDVGRRTPSGFERWADGQAIYLLGTTRDELDGSEFARGRDHLGGLPPTVDLEAEKMLGEILINASRDGMIDAAHDLSEGGLAAGLAEMSLRFGVGARVAVDGICERDGVDAFTALFSESQARALVALPRSEELRFTDMTSARGFAALRIGVVDASSGDLEVAGPFEGASFTLGLDELREAWSAVIPSRFAALGEATEALRTEK; encoded by the coding sequence GTGACAGACAAAGAATTCAACATCGACACCGTGGAGCACGCCGCCACCACCCCGGAGACCGACCTGCCCTGGGCGGAGCTCGGGCTGAAGTCCGATGAGTACGACCGGATCGTGGAGATCCTGGGCCGGCGTCCGACGGCGGCCGAGCTGGCCATGTACTCGGTGATGTGGTCCGAGCACTGCTCGTATAAGTCCTCTAAGGTCCACCTGCGCCAGTTCGGCGAGAAGGTCACCGAGGAGATGAAGAAGGACCTGATGGTCGGCATCGGTGAGAACGCCGGTGTGACCAACCTTGGTGACGGCTGGGCCGTGACCTTCAAGATCGAGTCCCACAACCACCCCAGCTTCGTGGAGCCCTACCAGGGTGCGGCCACCGGGGTCGGTGGGATCGTGCGGGACATCATCTCCATGGGCGCCCGCCCGGTCGCAGTGATGGACCCGCTGCGCTTCGGCGACATCGACCACCCCGATACCAAGCGAGTGCTGCCCGGCGTGGTCTCCGGCATCGGTGGCTACGGCAACTCCCTGGGCCTGCCCAACATCGGCGGCGAGGTCGTCTTCGACTCCGTCTACCAGGACAACCCGCTGGTCAACGCGCTGGCCGTGGGCGTGATGCGCCACGAGGACATCCGCCTGGCCAACGCCTCGGGCGTGGGCAACAAGGTGGTGCTCTTCGGGGCGCGCACCGGCGGCGACGGGATCGGCGGCGCCTCGGTGCTGGCCTCGGAGTCCTTCGACGACTCCAAGCCCTCCAAGCGCCCCGCCGTGCAGGTCGGGGACCCCTTCGCGGAGAGGGTGCTCATCGAGTGCTGCCTCGAGCTCTTCCACGCTGAGCTGGTCGAGGGCATCCAGGACCTGGGCGCCGCAGGGATCTCCTGCGCAACCTCTGAACTGGCCTCCAACGGCGAGGGCGGGATGCACGTGGAGCTGAGAAACGTGCTGCTGCGCGACCCCTCGCTGACCCCCGGCGAGATCCTGATGTCGGAATCCCAGGAACGCATGATGGCCGTGGTCACCCCAGCCAACGCCGCCGAGTTCGAGCGCGTCATGGCCAAGTGGGAGGTCGAATACTCCTGGCTCGGCGAGGTCACCGACACCGGCCGGCTGATCATCGAATGGGACGGCGAGACCATCGTCGACGTGGACCCGCGCACCGTGGCCCACGACGGCCCGGTCTACGAGCGGCCCTACCACCGCCCGGACTGGCAGGACGCGCTGCAGGCCGACGCCTTCCGCTCCTCGGCCGCGGGGCAGAACCTGCCCCAGACCGGCCAGGAGCTCGGCGCCGCCGTGGTGGACCTGATGACCAGCCCGAACATGGCCGACGTCTCCTGGATCACCGATCAGTACGACCGCTTCGTGGGCGGAAACACCGCGCTGTCCCAGCCTGATGACTCCGGGGTGATCCGGGTGGATGAGGAGACCGGGCTCGGCGTCGGGCTCTCCACCGACGCCAACGCCCGCTACGCCTACCTGGATCCCTATGCCGGTGCGCAGCTGGCGCTGGCCGAGTCCTACCGCAATGTGGCCACCTCGGGTGCGATCCCGATGGCGGTCTCGGACTGCCTGAACTTCGGCTCCCCCGAAGACCCCGAGGTCATGTGGCAGTTCGCCGAAGCCGTGCGCGGCCTGGCCGACGGCTGCAAGACCCTCGGCATCCCGGTCACCGGCGGCAACGTCTCGCTGTACAACCAGACCGCCGGCCGGGCGATCCACCCCACCCCGGTGGTGGGCGTGCTGGGCAAGTTCGACGACGTCGGACGCCGCACCCCCTCCGGGTTCGAACGCTGGGCCGACGGCCAGGCGATCTACCTGCTGGGCACCACGCGCGATGAGCTCGACGGCTCCGAGTTCGCCCGCGGACGCGACCACCTGGGCGGGCTGCCGCCGACGGTGGACCTGGAGGCGGAGAAGATGCTCGGTGAGATCCTGATCAACGCGTCTCGGGACGGCATGATCGACGCCGCCCACGACCTCTCCGAGGGCGGGCTCGCCGCCGGCCTGGCCGAGATGAGCCTGCGCTTCGGCGTGGGCGCCCGGGTGGCCGTGGACGGGATCTGCGAGCGCGACGGCGTGGATGCCTTCACCGCGCTCTTCAGCGAGTCCCAGGCCCGCGCCCTGGTCGCGCTGCCACGCTCCGAGGAGCTGCGCTTCACCGACATGACCTCGGCGCGGGGCTTCGCGGCGCTGCGCATCGGGGTGGTGGACGCCAGCTCCGGTGACCTTGAGGTCGCGGGTCCCTTCGAGGGGGCCAGCTTCACCCTGGGTCTGGACGAGCTCCGCGAGGCCTGGAGCGCGGTGATCCCCTCTCGGTTTGCCGCCCTCGGGGAGGCCACCGAGGCGCTGCGCACGGAGAAGTAG
- a CDS encoding response regulator transcription factor: MQDTPRALVIEDDDDIRRLLEMVLTQAGFTVDTVPNGEEGVSRAESEAYALLSVDVGLPDIDGLEVVRRVRPNFAGRIVMVSARSGVADQSSGEAAGADLYITKPFRPRELKQKFLELVGAEVS, encoded by the coding sequence ATGCAGGACACCCCGCGCGCACTGGTCATCGAGGACGACGACGACATCCGGCGTCTGCTGGAGATGGTGCTGACTCAGGCCGGATTCACCGTGGACACCGTGCCCAACGGTGAAGAGGGCGTCTCCCGGGCCGAGTCCGAGGCGTACGCGCTGCTCAGCGTGGACGTCGGGCTCCCCGACATCGACGGCCTGGAGGTGGTCCGCCGGGTCCGCCCGAACTTTGCCGGGCGCATCGTGATGGTCAGCGCACGCTCCGGGGTGGCGGATCAGTCCTCTGGGGAGGCCGCGGGCGCCGATCTCTACATCACCAAGCCGTTCCGGCCCCGTGAGCTGAAGCAGAAGTTCCTCGAGCTGGTGGGCGCAGAGGTCTCCTGA
- the purQ gene encoding phosphoribosylformylglycinamidine synthase subunit PurQ has product MSTETPLIGDFHASPAATPLDGARIGVVTFPGTLDDRDAARAVRLGGGTAVPLWHADESLQGVDAIVLPGGFSYGDYLRAGAIARFAPMMNKIISAATASSGTRLPVLGICNGFQMLTESHLLPGSMVKNDHLKFLCRDQVLRVENTSTAWTSQFTADELIAIPLKNQDGQYLADPETLEALEAEGRVVFRYVGENPNGSRNGIAGVSNETGNVVGLMPHPEHAVEAGYGPDDATGMRSGTDGLTIFTSVIASLAGGAQ; this is encoded by the coding sequence ATGAGCACGGAGACTCCTCTGATCGGGGACTTCCACGCCTCCCCCGCCGCGACCCCGCTGGACGGCGCGCGCATCGGCGTCGTCACCTTTCCCGGCACCCTCGATGACCGCGACGCCGCGCGCGCGGTCCGCCTCGGCGGGGGCACCGCGGTCCCGCTCTGGCACGCGGATGAATCGCTGCAGGGCGTGGACGCGATCGTGCTCCCCGGAGGCTTCTCCTATGGGGATTACCTGCGCGCCGGAGCGATCGCCCGCTTCGCCCCGATGATGAACAAGATCATCTCCGCCGCCACCGCCAGCTCAGGCACCCGACTCCCGGTGCTGGGCATCTGCAACGGCTTCCAGATGCTCACCGAATCCCACCTGCTGCCCGGCTCCATGGTGAAGAACGATCACCTGAAGTTCCTCTGCCGCGACCAGGTGCTGCGCGTGGAGAACACCTCCACCGCCTGGACCTCCCAGTTCACCGCTGATGAGCTGATCGCGATCCCGCTGAAGAACCAGGACGGTCAGTACCTGGCTGACCCCGAGACCCTCGAAGCCCTGGAGGCCGAGGGCCGCGTGGTCTTCCGCTACGTGGGCGAGAACCCCAACGGATCCCGCAACGGCATCGCCGGGGTGAGCAATGAGACCGGCAACGTGGTGGGCCTGATGCCGCACCCTGAGCACGCCGTGGAAGCCGGCTACGGTCCCGATGACGCCACCGGGATGCGCAGCGGCACCGACGGACTGACCATCTTCACCTCCGTGATCGCATCTCTTGCCGGAGGTGCCCAGTGA